In the Raineyella fluvialis genome, TTGACGCCCATCGCCGCGGGGATCTCATAGCCCATGCAGGAGAAGGCGTACTCCACGTGGTACTGCACCGGCGTACGGGCCTGCCAGAGCGCCTGCAGGTCGCCGGGCATCGAGCCGGCGGCGTTGATCACCACGTCGTTGTCGCCCATCAGCTCGTTCAGGGCACCGAAGACCTCGGTCTGGGCCGGCAGCGGCCCGTGGTCGCGGTGGTAGCACTCCTGCGTGGTGGCGGCCCAGGCCTCCTTCTCGGCGGCGATCTCCGCGGCGTACGACTCCTCGACGTGGTGGCCCTCGAGAGCGGCGGTGAGCGCCACCAGCGCCTCACGGGCGTCGGCGACGACCATCTCGCCGGAGTTCTTCGCGGCGTCGAAGGCCAGCACGTTGATGTTGACGAAGCGGACGTCGGGGTTCTTGAACTGCGTGTGCGAGGCGGTGGTGAAGTCGGAGTAGCGGGTGCCGACACCGATGACCAGGTCGGCGGCATCGGCGAGGTGGTTGCCGGAGTCACCGCCGGTCGAGCCCACGCCACCCACAGCGCTGGGGTGGTCGAAGTTGATCGCTCCCTTGCCGGCCTGGGTGTCCCCCACCGGGATCCCGGTGGCGGCGGCGAAGGCGCGCAGCTGCTCGGCGGCCTCGGAGTAGATCACCCCGCCGCCGGCGATCACCAGCGGGCGACGGGCGGCCTTGATCAGCGCGACGGCCCGCGCCAGGGCGGCGGGCTCGGGCACCGGCCGGCGCACGTGCCACACCCGGCGATCGAACATCTTCACCGGGAAGTCGTACGCCTCGGCCTGGACGTCCTGCGGCAGGGCGATCACCGCGGCGCCCGTGTCCGCCGGGTCGGTCAGCACCCGCATCGCGTTCAGCAGCGACGGCAAGAGCTGCTCGGGACGGTTGATCCGGTCGTAGAAGCGGGCCACCGGCCGGAAGCAGTCGTTGACCGAGATGTCGAGGGTGGTCGGGTCCTCCAGTTGCTGCAGCACCGGGTCGGGGTGCCGGGTGGCGAACTGGTCGGACGGGAAGAGCAGCACGGGCACCCGGTTGGTCGTCGCCAGCGCGGCGCCGGTGACCATGTTGAGCGAACCGGGGCCGATGGAGGCGGTGCACATCATCGCCTTCATCCGGTTGGACGCCTTGGCGTACGCCGCCGCCGCGTTCACCATGCCCTGCTCGTTGCGGGGCATGTAGTACGGCATGGCGCCGCCGTCCGGCTCCGGGTCGACCTCGTTCTGCAGCAGCGCCTGGCCGATGCCCGCGACGTTGCCGTGGCCGAAGATGCCGAACGCCCCGGTGATGAACCGCTCCTCGACGCCGTCACGCTCGGCGTACTGGTTCACCAGGAACCGGATGATCGCCTGGCCGACGGTGAGTCGTACGGTCTGGTTGATGTCGTCCATGCTGGTCACTCCTGCGGGTTCAGTGGGGTCATCGGCAGCCGGGGGTCGACCTCCCCGGTCTCCCATTCCTGGCGCAGCCAGGTGTAGTGGGGGTCGTCGGTCATCAGCCAGGTCGAGTCCTCGGCCGGCCCGGCCATCACGTTGAGGTAGTAGAGGTCGTAGCCGGGGGCCGCGACCGAGGGGCCGTGGTAGCCGTACGGCATGATCACGACATCGCGGCTGTGCACCTCGGCACAGACGTCGATCGGCTTGCCCGGCGACGGGTAGATCCGCTGCAGAGCCATCCCGGTGGTGCCGTTGGCGGCGGGGCGGACCTCGTAGTAGTAGATCTCCTCGAGGATCCGCTCGACCTCGGTGTGCTCGTCATGCTTGTGCGGCGGGTACGAGGACCAGTTGCCGCCCGGGGTGAGCACCTCGCAGGCGAGCAGGTGGGAGGTCTGCACGGTGTTGCCGAGGGCGTAGTTGTTCACCTGGCGCGAGCAGTCGCCGGTGCCGCGCAGGGTCGTGACCACCTCACCGACCGGGCAGTAGCGCATCGGCAGGTCGGCGGTGGCCTTCGAGGCCGGCAGGGCGAAGCGCCCGCCGTCCGCGCTGGAGACGACGAAGGTGGTGTGCCGCGGGACGTAGAGGTAGTCGGTGACGGCGGTCCACACCTCGGGGCGGCCGGTGAGGTCGTACGCCTCGCCGGCCACCTCGACACGGCAGCCGCCGGACAGAGGCAGCACCAGCAACTCTGCCTCGCCGGAGGTGACCTCCTGGCGGCCGCCGGCCGGCAAGGCGAGGACGCGCAGGGAGCACCACTCCCAGCCGGCCCGCTCAACGGTGAGGTCGGTCTCGTACGCGTCGTGGCCGGTCTGCCCGGCGCGGATCACGTAACGGTCGTTGTCGCTGACAGGCATGTCGTTCACAGGAGGGCCACCGCTCGGTCGACCGCGCCGCCGACGTCGCCGTCGGGCGGGAACAACAGGGATCGTCCGATCACCAGGCCGCGGACGTTCGGCAGGGTCAGGGCGGTCGCCCACCCGGAGAGGGCCGCTTCCGGATCGTCGGGGACCTCGCCGCCGAGGATCAGCGACGGGAGGGTGGTGGCCTCCATCACCCGCTCCATCTCGTCCACGCAGGGCAGCTTGAGCCAGGTGTAGGCGGAGGTCCGCCCCAGGGCCGAGGCGATGGCCATCGACCGGATGACCGCGTCGGGGGTGAGGTCGTTGACGATGCGCCCGTCGGTGCGGGCGGAGATGAAGGGCTCCACCATGGCGGTCAGCCCGCGGTCGGCCAGGTCGTCGACGGCCAGCGCCGAGGAGGTCAGGGTTGAGGCGGTGCCGGCGTCGTCATAGTTGATCCGCAGCAGCATCTTGCCGCCGTCGAGTCCGGCGTCCTCGATGCCGCGGGCGTCGTAGCAGTTGAACCGGTCGTCCATCTCGAACGACGAGCCCTGCAGGCCGACCCGGTTCATCGTGCCCCAGACCATCTTGTGGTCCAGCACCCCGAGCAGGGCGAGGTCCTCGATGATGTCGGCCGAGCCGAGGAAGCCGTTCACGCCGGGGCGGGTCAGGGCTTCCACGCAGCGGGCCAGCACCTCCTCGCGGGAGGCCATCGCCATCGGGTCCGAGCCGGCGCCCAGGGCGCCGCGGGCCGGGTGGTCGCAGGCGATGACCATCAGCTTCGCGTCGCCCTGCGGCAGGGTGCCGCGGGGACGTTCGGCCAAGGCGCGCCGGACGGCGGCGGGTTCGTGGAAGCGGACCTCGGTGAGTTTTTCGATCAATGTCATGAGAGCACCTCGACCTCGGGGGCGGACTGGGGATTGGCGGCCATCAGGTCGAGGACCTCCTGCTCGGTGGCCATGGCGGTGGAGCACTCCAGGCGCGACGCGACGATCGCGCCGGCGGTGGAGGCGAAGGAGACGGCACGGGCGAGGTCCCAGCCCTGCAACAGGGCATGGCAGAGTGCGCCGCCGAAGGAATCGCCGGCCCCCAGCCCGTTGCAGACCTCGACCGGGGTGACCGGCACGACGACGCGCTCGTCGCGGGTCTTCGCCAGGGTGCCGAGCGGGCCCTGCTTGACGATGGCGACCTGTACGCCGCGCTCGAGCAGCGCGTCGGCCGCCCGGTCCGGCTCGGTCTCACCGACCGCGATCCGGCACTCCTCCTTGTTGCCCACTGCGATGTCGGCGTACGCCAGGACGCGGTCCACCTCCGCATGGGCGAGTTCCTCGCTCTGCCAGAACATCGGGCGGTAGTCCAGGTCGAGGATGGTGAGCGGTGTGCGCCCGCGCAACTCGATGGCCCGGTGGTGGGCGCTGCGGGTCGGCTCGATCGACAGGCCGGTCACCGAGAGCCAGAAGATCTTCGCGTCGCGGACGGTGTCGGGGACGTCCTCGGGCCGCAACTGCAGGTCGGGGGCCGTGGGCTCACGGTAGAAGTACAGCGGGAAGTCGTCCGGCGGGAAGATCTCGCAGAACGTCACCGGCGTCTTGAAATCCGGGTTCGTGACGACGTAGCGCGGATCGACGCCGAGCCGGGCCATCTCCAGGCGGACGAACCGCCCGAAGGGGTCATCCCCGACCCCGGTGATCACCGCCGCGGAGTGGCCCATCCGGGCCGCCGCGACAGCGACGTTGGTCGGCGACCCACCGAGGAACTTCCCGAAGGTGGCCACCTCCTCCAGTCCGACGCCGATCTGCATCGGGTAGATGTCCACACCACTACGACCGATGGTGAGGACATCAGGGACTGATGACGTTGACGTGTCCACTGCTGCCTGCCTCTCCTTTGGGGACTGCCCCCAGTCTGCCCGACTTGACGAACAAGGTCAACACTTTGTCCATACAAAGCCCACCTCTTGTCATAAGTCGCTACAGTGGGCACTACCAATACTCGTGACGGCCGTACGGACAAGGATGACCATGAGCGACTACTACGAGCCCACTATCGTCATCGATCGCGACTCCGACGAGCCGCTCTACAAGCAGATCGCCGAGCCGATCGAGCAGGCGATCGTGTCAGGTGAGCTCCCCTCCGGGGCACGCATCGAGGACGAGATCTCGATGGCGCAGCGCCTCGACGTGTCGCGGCCCACCGCTCGCCGGGCGATGCAGGAACTCGTGAACCGCGGCCTGCTCACCCGCCGCCGTGGCGTGGGGACGACGGTCACCCCACCGCAGGTGCACCGCCCGATCGAACTGACCTCGCTCTACGACGACCTGGCCCGCGAAGGGTTCACGCCGAGCACCAAGGTGCTCTCGTACGAGGTGCACGAGGCCGACGAGGACGAGGCCGACCTGCTCGCCATCGAGGCCGGCCGAGGCGTGGTCCGGATCGTCCGCCTGCGCTCGGCTGACAATCGACCGCTGGCGGTACTGACGAACCTCATCCCGATCGAACTGGCCCCCTCCTGGACCGACCTCAACGAGCACGGCCTCTACAAGTGCTTCAACGACGCCGGCATCCACATCGCCACCGCCAAGCAGGTGATCGGGGCCCGCGCAGCCACCGCGGAGGAGGGCGAACTCCTGTCGGAGGAGGTCGGAGCACCATTGCTGACCATGAGCCGCAAGGCGTACGACAGCGCCGGACGCGTCGTGGAGTACGGCACCCATGTCTACCGGCCGACGCTCTACTCGTTCGATCTGACACTTGTCGCGCGCCAATAGTGTGTTTGTCCTGACATAGAATTGACATTGGCTTGACCTGTCGATTGAATCGTTCTTGGCTACACGAGGCCGGCAGTGAGGCCGGTCCGCCGGTGACGAGGAACATTCATGACCCACCTGCGTTTCGCACTGATCGGAGCAGGCCGCATCGGCCAGGTCCACGCCCGCACGATCGCCGCCCACCCCGCGGCGACCCTCACCCTGGTCTGTGACCCTGTCGTCGCGGCCGCGGAGTCCGTCGCCGGGACCTACGGCGCCCGGGCCTGCACCGACGCGGCCGACGTCTTCGCCGCCGAGGACGTCGATGCCGTGGTGATCGGCTCACCCACCCCGCTGCACGTCGAGCACATCCTCGCCGCGGTGAGCGCCGGCAAGCCGGCGCTGTGCGAGAAGCCGGTGGCGATGCAGCTGGCCGATGCCGAGGAGCTCCAGCGTCGCCTCGCCGAGCTCGACGACGTCCCGGTGATGCTCGGCTTCAACCGCCGCTTCGACCCCTCGTTCGCCAGGGCACGGGCGCTGGTCGAGGAGGGCGCCATCGGACCGCTGGAGCAGCTCACCATCATCTCGCGGGACCCGGCGGCCCCGCCGAAGGCGTACCTCGCCCAGTCCGGCGGCATCTTCAAGGACATGACGATCCACGACTTCGACACCGCCCGGTTCTTCCTGGGTGACGTCGCCGAGGTCAGCGCGACCGGCCAGCACCTCGACCCCGAGCTCGCCGACAGCGGCGACTACGACGGTGCGGTCATCGTGCTCCGCTCGGCGAGCGGTGCGGCCGCGACGATCATCAACTCCCGGCACTGCGCCACCGGCTACGACCAGCGCCTCGAGGCCTTCGGCCCGCAGGGTGCCATCCTGGCCGACAACCAGCGCCCCACCACCCTCCAGGTGTCGACCCGCGAGGCCTCCGACGCCAAGGCGCCGTACCTGGACTTCTTCCTGGAGCGCTACGCCGACGCCTACCGCGACGAGCTGACCGCCTTCATCGATGCCCTGACCCAGGGCCACCCGGTCTCCCCGACCATCGCCGACGGCGTGGAGGCCCTCCGTATCGCCGAGGCCGCCGGCGAGTCCGCCCGCACCGGCGCCACCGTCCGACTCTGAGCACCACCCCCTCAACACTCCAGTACCTCTCGACTGCGAAGGAACAGACATGAAGATCGCCGGAGCCCCCATCACCTGGGGCGTATGCGAGGTCCCCGGCTGGGGATACCAGATGACCCCCGAGCGCGTGCTCACCGAGATGAAGGCCATCGGCCTGACCGCCACCGAGTTCGGCCCGCAGGGCTGGCTGCCCGAGGAGCCGGCCGCCCGTGCCGAGGCGGTGGCGGGCTACGAGCTGAAGCCGGTCGGCTCGTTCTTCCTCGCCGTCATGCACGACCCGGACCACGACCCGATCCCCGCGGTGCGCCGCGAGCTCGAGGCCTTCGCCGTCGCCGGTGGCGAGTACCTCATCCTCGCCGCCGACTCCGGCCGGGACGGCTACGACGACCGCCCGGTGCTCGACGAGCAGGGCTGGGCGACGCTGTTCGCCAACCTGACCCGGATCAGCGAGGTGTGCGCCGAGGCCGGCGTCACCGCCTGCATCCACCCCCACTGGGGCACGATGGT is a window encoding:
- the iolG gene encoding inositol 2-dehydrogenase, producing the protein MTHLRFALIGAGRIGQVHARTIAAHPAATLTLVCDPVVAAAESVAGTYGARACTDAADVFAAEDVDAVVIGSPTPLHVEHILAAVSAGKPALCEKPVAMQLADAEELQRRLAELDDVPVMLGFNRRFDPSFARARALVEEGAIGPLEQLTIISRDPAAPPKAYLAQSGGIFKDMTIHDFDTARFFLGDVAEVSATGQHLDPELADSGDYDGAVIVLRSASGAAATIINSRHCATGYDQRLEAFGPQGAILADNQRPTTLQVSTREASDAKAPYLDFFLERYADAYRDELTAFIDALTQGHPVSPTIADGVEALRIAEAAGESARTGATVRL
- the iolB gene encoding 5-deoxy-glucuronate isomerase → MPVSDNDRYVIRAGQTGHDAYETDLTVERAGWEWCSLRVLALPAGGRQEVTSGEAELLVLPLSGGCRVEVAGEAYDLTGRPEVWTAVTDYLYVPRHTTFVVSSADGGRFALPASKATADLPMRYCPVGEVVTTLRGTGDCSRQVNNYALGNTVQTSHLLACEVLTPGGNWSSYPPHKHDEHTEVERILEEIYYYEVRPAANGTTGMALQRIYPSPGKPIDVCAEVHSRDVVIMPYGYHGPSVAAPGYDLYYLNVMAGPAEDSTWLMTDDPHYTWLRQEWETGEVDPRLPMTPLNPQE
- the iolD gene encoding 3D-(3,5/4)-trihydroxycyclohexane-1,2-dione acylhydrolase (decyclizing), which codes for MDDINQTVRLTVGQAIIRFLVNQYAERDGVEERFITGAFGIFGHGNVAGIGQALLQNEVDPEPDGGAMPYYMPRNEQGMVNAAAAYAKASNRMKAMMCTASIGPGSLNMVTGAALATTNRVPVLLFPSDQFATRHPDPVLQQLEDPTTLDISVNDCFRPVARFYDRINRPEQLLPSLLNAMRVLTDPADTGAAVIALPQDVQAEAYDFPVKMFDRRVWHVRRPVPEPAALARAVALIKAARRPLVIAGGGVIYSEAAEQLRAFAAATGIPVGDTQAGKGAINFDHPSAVGGVGSTGGDSGNHLADAADLVIGVGTRYSDFTTASHTQFKNPDVRFVNINVLAFDAAKNSGEMVVADAREALVALTAALEGHHVEESYAAEIAAEKEAWAATTQECYHRDHGPLPAQTEVFGALNELMGDNDVVINAAGSMPGDLQALWQARTPVQYHVEYAFSCMGYEIPAAMGVKMALPDSEVVAIVGDGTYQMLPMELATIVQEGLKVIFVLLQNHGFASIGALSESRGSQRFGTRYRAGGGRPHNQDGEILPVDIAANAESWGLKVLRVHSIAEFRDAYCEAVAGDRAVMIHIETDLYGPNPPSSSWWDVAVSQVSRLESTQRAYQDYLRDKQPQRAYLN
- the iolC gene encoding 5-dehydro-2-deoxygluconokinase, which encodes MDTSTSSVPDVLTIGRSGVDIYPMQIGVGLEEVATFGKFLGGSPTNVAVAAARMGHSAAVITGVGDDPFGRFVRLEMARLGVDPRYVVTNPDFKTPVTFCEIFPPDDFPLYFYREPTAPDLQLRPEDVPDTVRDAKIFWLSVTGLSIEPTRSAHHRAIELRGRTPLTILDLDYRPMFWQSEELAHAEVDRVLAYADIAVGNKEECRIAVGETEPDRAADALLERGVQVAIVKQGPLGTLAKTRDERVVVPVTPVEVCNGLGAGDSFGGALCHALLQGWDLARAVSFASTAGAIVASRLECSTAMATEQEVLDLMAANPQSAPEVEVLS
- a CDS encoding GntR family transcriptional regulator; protein product: MSDYYEPTIVIDRDSDEPLYKQIAEPIEQAIVSGELPSGARIEDEISMAQRLDVSRPTARRAMQELVNRGLLTRRRGVGTTVTPPQVHRPIELTSLYDDLAREGFTPSTKVLSYEVHEADEDEADLLAIEAGRGVVRIVRLRSADNRPLAVLTNLIPIELAPSWTDLNEHGLYKCFNDAGIHIATAKQVIGARAATAEEGELLSEEVGAPLLTMSRKAYDSAGRVVEYGTHVYRPTLYSFDLTLVARQ
- a CDS encoding Cgl0159 family (beta/alpha)8-fold protein, which gives rise to MTLIEKLTEVRFHEPAAVRRALAERPRGTLPQGDAKLMVIACDHPARGALGAGSDPMAMASREEVLARCVEALTRPGVNGFLGSADIIEDLALLGVLDHKMVWGTMNRVGLQGSSFEMDDRFNCYDARGIEDAGLDGGKMLLRINYDDAGTASTLTSSALAVDDLADRGLTAMVEPFISARTDGRIVNDLTPDAVIRSMAIASALGRTSAYTWLKLPCVDEMERVMEATTLPSLILGGEVPDDPEAALSGWATALTLPNVRGLVIGRSLLFPPDGDVGGAVDRAVALL